One Dasania marina DSM 21967 DNA segment encodes these proteins:
- the iaaH gene encoding indoleacetamide hydrolase translates to MPAKTISHHLQLALLAISCSANSQTSIPSTDALTISQALNLIKSKNLSSQILVEQALHEADKNTNLNAFITLNRENAIEQSIYYDSNPSVGNNMTLRGMPIAVKDNIHVKGMPNTAGTLGLKEFYPEEDAEVIRRLKVAGAIIIGKTNMHELAYGITSNNYVFGAVANAYNAQYFAGGSSGGTATAVAVGMAIAGLGTDTGGSSRIPAALNGIVGFRPTTGRYPSEGLTSISNTRDTVGPMAHSVSDIILLDRVLSQTTAKGKVINLSDVKIGIPREYFYQDLEPDVAKATNKLLSKLAQAGVTLVEANIGNMAELNENIGFPIVIYETYQLLTAYLKQHTPDKTIHDLYNEVVSPDVKSILSLAIDGAVTKEMYLEALHTHREALRTSYKNYFQQHEVDVILFPTTPLSARPIKDSLETVSLNGKLVNTFQTYIRNTEPSSNADLPSLSIPLTLASNGLPIAIAIDGPEGDDTHLLDIGKSIEEFISKLRQTGEI, encoded by the coding sequence ATGCCCGCCAAAACTATTTCACACCACCTACAATTGGCGCTACTTGCTATCTCATGTTCCGCAAATAGCCAAACATCAATACCAAGTACTGATGCATTGACAATTTCCCAGGCCCTAAATTTAATAAAAAGCAAAAACCTAAGTAGCCAAATCCTCGTTGAGCAAGCGCTACATGAAGCTGATAAAAATACTAACCTCAATGCCTTTATTACCCTTAACAGAGAAAATGCGATTGAGCAATCCATTTATTATGACAGTAACCCATCAGTCGGTAACAATATGACGTTAAGAGGTATGCCTATTGCTGTTAAAGACAACATTCACGTAAAGGGCATGCCAAATACCGCAGGCACTCTTGGGCTAAAAGAATTCTACCCGGAAGAGGACGCCGAGGTGATTCGCCGCCTTAAAGTAGCAGGGGCCATTATTATTGGTAAAACGAATATGCATGAATTGGCTTACGGAATTACTAGTAATAACTATGTATTTGGCGCAGTCGCAAACGCGTATAACGCTCAATATTTTGCTGGCGGTAGTAGTGGCGGTACCGCCACTGCAGTGGCGGTAGGAATGGCTATCGCAGGGCTTGGAACAGACACTGGGGGTAGCAGCCGGATACCTGCAGCCCTTAATGGAATAGTTGGCTTTAGACCTACAACCGGTCGATACCCAAGCGAAGGACTCACGAGTATTTCAAATACACGAGACACTGTTGGGCCAATGGCTCATTCAGTCTCTGATATTATATTATTAGATCGTGTTTTGAGCCAAACAACAGCCAAAGGTAAAGTTATAAATCTATCCGACGTAAAGATTGGTATTCCCAGGGAGTACTTTTATCAAGATTTAGAGCCCGATGTAGCCAAAGCGACTAACAAGCTTCTCTCAAAGCTAGCGCAGGCTGGGGTTACTCTTGTGGAAGCGAACATCGGCAATATGGCCGAGCTCAATGAAAACATAGGCTTCCCGATAGTTATTTATGAAACATATCAGTTGCTAACCGCCTACCTAAAACAGCATACACCCGATAAAACCATTCACGATCTATACAACGAAGTTGTAAGCCCTGATGTGAAATCTATCCTGTCTTTAGCTATTGATGGCGCAGTCACTAAGGAGATGTACTTAGAGGCCCTGCACACCCACAGAGAAGCATTAAGGACAAGCTATAAAAATTATTTTCAGCAACACGAAGTAGACGTCATATTATTTCCAACGACCCCCCTTTCAGCACGCCCGATCAAAGACAGCCTCGAAACGGTTAGTTTAAATGGAAAGCTTGTAAACACCTTCCAAACCTATATTCGCAACACTGAGCCATCTAGCAATGCAGACCTACCCAGCCTCAGTATCCCTTTAACACTCGCCTCAAATGGGCTACCTATTGCAATAGCTATCGATGGCCCAGAAGGCGATGATACGCATCTGTTAGATATTGGGAAAAGTATAGAGGAATTTATTTCCAAGCTTCGCCAGACAGGCGAGATTTAA
- a CDS encoding nitric-oxide reductase large subunit — protein sequence MESYRQTFSIKRLWIILIVGMVFMFSILLLLGAQIYQQAPPIPESVKSASGDVLYTRDDIETGQNVWQSIGGMEQGSIWGHGSYLAPDWTADWLHREAETLLALLIEKPLAGLSTTQELALQKSALQDEMRSNKYDASTGTITVSDLRAQAIKQVATHFIALYQGSDPQSLALRRDYAFPVHGLLNHTEAQQLAAFYFWTAWGATTNRPGQDITYTSNWPHEPLVGNKPTTEVLMWSIASVILLLAAAGALIAYYAKQFDVWRKEIEPEDGFAKADILDSAVITPSMRSTAKYFWVVCAMFLGQVLLGIVTAHYAVEGQGLYGLPFAEYLPYTVTRTWHTQLAVLWIATAWLATGLYVAPMLGGKDPKFQRFGVNFLFISLLIIVIGSFAGQWAAVHRFFEDLTMNFWFGHQGYEYVDLGRFWQIYLTVGLFLWVGLVVRGLWPVLQQKGGKSLIYLVLVSAIAIGLLYAAGLMWGQHTHISIMEYWRWWVVHLWVEGIFEVFATAIISLLFVRMGILRTSTATVMVLFATIIFLFGGVLGTFHHLYFSGTPTSVIAVGAMISALEVVPLLVVGFEAYTRHKIEHEAEWERNYHWPFMFFAAVLFWNLVGAGLFGFMINPPIALYYMQGLNTTASHGHAALFGVYGMLGLGLTLYCMRGLTNVEFWNEKLLKISFWSLNIGLAMMTFLSLLPIGILQTYISIEYGYSFARSAEFMQSPTVQALVWARVPGDVVFSVGVFAFVWFVLKAFLQRK from the coding sequence ATGGAAAGTTACAGACAGACATTTAGTATCAAACGACTTTGGATTATTTTGATAGTCGGTATGGTGTTTATGTTTAGCATATTATTGTTACTGGGCGCGCAGATATACCAGCAAGCCCCGCCAATTCCAGAATCGGTAAAATCAGCCTCAGGCGACGTGCTATATACCCGTGACGATATTGAAACCGGACAAAATGTTTGGCAATCCATAGGCGGGATGGAGCAGGGGTCAATTTGGGGGCACGGCAGCTATCTTGCGCCTGATTGGACTGCTGATTGGCTACATCGTGAAGCGGAAACACTTCTCGCCTTGTTAATAGAAAAACCCTTAGCAGGCTTGTCCACGACGCAAGAATTAGCACTACAAAAATCGGCCTTGCAAGATGAGATGCGTAGCAACAAGTACGACGCATCAACCGGTACGATTACCGTGAGTGATTTACGCGCTCAGGCCATTAAGCAAGTCGCGACACATTTTATTGCGCTTTACCAAGGTAGTGACCCACAATCACTGGCGCTGCGCCGTGATTACGCGTTTCCAGTACATGGGTTATTGAATCATACCGAAGCGCAACAACTCGCAGCCTTTTATTTTTGGACGGCGTGGGGCGCTACCACCAACCGACCCGGTCAGGACATTACTTACACTAGCAATTGGCCACATGAGCCACTGGTTGGCAATAAACCTACAACTGAAGTGTTAATGTGGAGCATTGCATCGGTTATTTTGTTGCTAGCTGCGGCTGGCGCACTGATTGCCTATTACGCTAAACAGTTTGATGTCTGGCGAAAAGAAATTGAGCCAGAAGACGGTTTTGCTAAAGCGGACATACTGGACAGCGCTGTTATCACACCATCGATGCGATCGACGGCAAAATATTTCTGGGTTGTCTGCGCTATGTTTCTGGGCCAGGTTTTACTCGGGATTGTAACTGCCCATTATGCGGTTGAGGGCCAAGGGCTCTATGGCTTGCCGTTCGCGGAATATCTTCCCTATACGGTAACGCGAACCTGGCATACCCAACTTGCAGTGCTTTGGATTGCAACAGCATGGCTGGCAACAGGCCTTTACGTCGCACCGATGCTTGGCGGTAAAGATCCCAAATTTCAGCGCTTCGGTGTTAACTTCCTCTTTATCAGCTTGCTGATTATCGTTATCGGTTCGTTCGCCGGACAATGGGCAGCGGTTCACCGTTTCTTTGAAGACCTGACAATGAACTTTTGGTTTGGCCATCAGGGTTATGAATATGTTGACCTGGGCCGTTTCTGGCAGATTTATCTAACGGTTGGATTGTTTCTCTGGGTCGGACTTGTTGTACGGGGATTATGGCCGGTATTGCAGCAAAAGGGCGGCAAGTCGCTGATCTATCTCGTCTTGGTGTCGGCCATTGCCATTGGTCTACTTTATGCTGCTGGCTTAATGTGGGGGCAGCACACGCATATATCGATCATGGAATATTGGCGCTGGTGGGTGGTGCATCTGTGGGTAGAGGGCATCTTCGAAGTTTTCGCCACGGCCATCATCTCTCTGCTGTTTGTACGCATGGGTATATTAAGAACATCAACCGCCACCGTGATGGTGTTATTTGCGACGATCATCTTCTTGTTCGGAGGCGTGCTGGGAACATTTCATCACCTCTATTTCAGTGGCACGCCAACCTCGGTGATTGCCGTGGGCGCGATGATTTCCGCGCTGGAAGTGGTTCCTCTACTGGTGGTTGGCTTTGAAGCTTACACCCGGCACAAAATCGAACATGAAGCCGAGTGGGAGCGTAATTACCACTGGCCATTTATGTTCTTTGCCGCTGTCTTATTCTGGAACTTAGTGGGTGCTGGTCTATTCGGATTTATGATCAATCCACCCATTGCCCTATATTATATGCAGGGCTTGAATACCACCGCCAGCCATGGCCATGCAGCGCTGTTCGGCGTGTACGGAATGTTGGGCTTAGGCTTAACCTTGTACTGTATGCGCGGCCTTACCAACGTTGAATTTTGGAATGAGAAACTGCTCAAAATATCTTTCTGGTCGCTGAATATTGGCCTTGCCATGATGACGTTCTTATCGTTGCTACCCATAGGTATTTTGCAGACATATATCAGCATTGAGTATGGTTATTCATTCGCTAGGTCAGCAGAATTTATGCAGAGCCCAACCGTACAGGCCTTGGTTTGGGCAAGGGTTCCAGGTGATGTAGTCTTTAGTGTTGGCGTGTTTGCTTTTGTCTGGTTTGTGTTAAAGGCGTTTTTACAGCGCAAATAG
- a CDS encoding HD-GYP domain-containing protein encodes MRFWQRWFNNEDTSLYPQGLMESLLAMAWFVEARDPYTGGHLWRVSRYAYLLASAVKCSEADVARISLGGFLHDLGKIGVPDAILRKPDRLTDEEYAMIKTHPDIGLRMLAGHPLATLVAEAVGKHHEQPDGTGYPNGLKREQIPIDARIVGICDAFDAMTSHRPYRAGMSQQKALSTLESGAGSQFDSELVAAFVQLGQRGDLQAIIAHSDDGIPLRSCPMCGPTLAIRREQVAGEHIYCRNCSGEFELAASAEHQLQAIPTGKTGSAADLEPQADTALITHTVRELVAALPLSALLKQSSRHAADGAVS; translated from the coding sequence ATGCGTTTCTGGCAGCGTTGGTTTAACAATGAGGATACGTCTTTGTATCCGCAGGGGCTTATGGAAAGCCTATTGGCGATGGCTTGGTTCGTCGAGGCAAGAGATCCCTATACCGGTGGCCATCTATGGCGCGTATCTCGCTATGCCTATCTCTTGGCTAGCGCGGTGAAATGCTCTGAAGCTGACGTTGCCAGAATAAGCCTAGGAGGCTTTTTGCATGATTTAGGAAAAATTGGTGTGCCCGATGCCATACTGCGCAAGCCTGATCGGCTGACAGATGAAGAGTATGCCATGATTAAAACTCACCCGGATATTGGATTGCGAATGTTGGCCGGGCACCCGCTGGCAACACTGGTGGCCGAGGCGGTAGGAAAACATCACGAACAGCCCGACGGCACAGGCTACCCTAATGGTTTGAAGCGGGAGCAAATACCTATAGACGCGCGCATTGTCGGCATCTGCGATGCCTTCGATGCCATGACTAGCCACCGCCCTTACCGCGCGGGTATGTCGCAACAAAAGGCCTTGTCTACCCTAGAGTCAGGGGCGGGTAGCCAATTCGACTCTGAATTGGTTGCCGCCTTTGTGCAGCTGGGGCAGCGGGGAGATTTACAAGCCATCATCGCCCACAGCGACGACGGCATTCCGTTGCGCAGCTGCCCCATGTGTGGCCCAACCCTCGCTATTCGGCGCGAACAAGTCGCTGGCGAACATATATATTGCCGCAACTGCAGTGGCGAGTTTGAATTGGCCGCCAGTGCAGAGCATCAATTACAGGCTATACCAACAGGAAAAACAGGCAGTGCTGCGGATCTGGAACCGCAAGCCGACACGGCATTGATTACCCACACGGTTCGCGAACTTGTGGCCGCCCTGCCCTTATCGGCGTTGCTTAAACAAAGTAGCCGCCATGCTGCAGATGGCGCTGTATCATGA
- the nrtS gene encoding nitrate/nitrite transporter NrtS: MKGFASTLVQRRIVINALRVSLVVGTLLNAINQGGQFLSGLEIAWGQVLLNFMVPYCVASYSAAKNETERNINEI; encoded by the coding sequence ATGAAAGGTTTTGCCAGTACGCTGGTGCAGCGTCGTATCGTAATTAATGCTTTGCGGGTGTCGCTGGTAGTGGGCACATTATTGAACGCCATCAACCAGGGTGGTCAGTTTCTCAGCGGCCTAGAGATTGCTTGGGGGCAGGTATTATTAAATTTCATGGTGCCTTATTGTGTTGCGTCCTATAGCGCAGCAAAAAACGAAACCGAAAGGAATATTAATGAAATCTGA
- a CDS encoding RNA polymerase factor sigma-70: MKSEQPPVTETEDSNNIKLTDPVYLKELRVLMLKFATLQLSDEALAEDAVQEALIGALKNAGSFNRRSAMKTWVFAILKNKIADVLRKRQRTVEASRLLRDNEDGENLDELFNSKGFWQVDERPAAWSQPMESVKSEHFWRVFETCLSGLPENQSRLFMMREFIELDSTEICENLSITTSNLHVMLYRARLRLRECLENHWFSEGERS, translated from the coding sequence ATGAAATCTGAGCAACCCCCGGTCACCGAAACCGAGGATTCCAATAATATAAAGTTGACGGATCCCGTTTACCTCAAAGAGCTACGCGTTCTGATGCTGAAATTTGCCACCCTGCAACTAAGCGATGAGGCATTGGCCGAGGATGCTGTGCAAGAAGCGTTGATTGGTGCATTGAAAAATGCGGGTTCTTTTAACCGGCGCTCAGCAATGAAAACGTGGGTGTTCGCTATTCTCAAAAATAAAATAGCCGATGTGCTACGCAAGCGGCAACGGACCGTCGAAGCCAGTCGCTTGTTGCGCGACAATGAAGATGGGGAAAACCTTGATGAGCTATTTAATAGCAAAGGTTTTTGGCAAGTGGATGAACGCCCCGCTGCTTGGTCCCAGCCTATGGAATCGGTTAAGAGCGAACATTTTTGGCGCGTATTCGAAACCTGCCTGAGTGGCTTACCAGAAAATCAGTCACGCTTATTTATGATGCGCGAGTTTATTGAACTAGACAGCACTGAAATTTGCGAAAATCTTAGTATTACCACCAGTAATCTGCATGTCATGCTATACCGCGCGCGGTTGCGCTTGCGTGAATGTTTGGAGAACCACTGGTTTAGTGAAGGTGAAAGATCATGA
- a CDS encoding zf-HC2 domain-containing protein produces MNCQQVTRLLSDAQERQLSLKERAALKVHTMMCYGCRNFGQQMGSLRELTREYVKGAQGTSSNEDVADTDKDGENN; encoded by the coding sequence ATGAATTGCCAACAAGTCACACGTCTCCTTTCTGATGCCCAGGAGCGTCAGTTGTCGTTAAAAGAGCGTGCCGCACTCAAGGTCCACACCATGATGTGTTATGGCTGCCGCAATTTTGGCCAACAAATGGGCTCGTTACGCGAACTTACCCGTGAATATGTTAAGGGAGCCCAAGGAACCAGCAGCAATGAGGATGTAGCTGACACGGATAAAGACGGCGAAAACAACTAA
- a CDS encoding FAD-dependent oxidoreductase, with amino-acid sequence MGGGFSGIEAAGELRDLLNEACKYYKNVEPENCRVLILHGTDRLLPEISDQLGKKTEKIFKKSNIEVHFNTRAERI; translated from the coding sequence ATTGGCGGAGGGTTTAGCGGCATCGAAGCCGCCGGCGAGCTTCGTGACCTACTCAATGAAGCCTGTAAGTACTATAAAAATGTAGAGCCAGAAAACTGCAGGGTTTTAATTTTGCATGGGACTGATAGGTTGCTACCAGAAATTTCTGATCAACTAGGTAAGAAGACAGAGAAGATATTCAAAAAAAGTAATATAGAAGTCCACTTTAATACTAGAGCCGAAAGAATATAG
- a CDS encoding glutamate synthase-related protein: MQSRAWRNACIRGVEPYTTVVSPPSHSTFSTPLEMVEFIQTLRDLSGGKPIGFKLCIGRKSEFISICKAMHATRIYADFITVDGSEGGTGAAPLEYSNSVGMPLREV, encoded by the coding sequence GTGCAAAGCCGGGCATGGAGGAATGCATGTATACGTGGTGTTGAGCCCTACACTACCGTCGTTTCGCCACCGTCGCATAGCACGTTTAGTACGCCGCTAGAGATGGTTGAATTTATCCAAACATTACGTGATTTGTCCGGTGGTAAACCCATAGGGTTTAAATTATGTATTGGACGTAAAAGCGAATTCATAAGTATATGTAAAGCCATGCACGCTACAAGAATTTACGCGGACTTCATTACTGTTGATGGTAGTGAAGGTGGCACAGGTGCGGCGCCATTGGAATATTCAAACTCTGTGGGTATGCCATTACGTGAAGTCTAA